The Deinococcus taeanensis genomic interval AGATGGCGGGTGACCCGATCGACCTGGACAGCCTGCTGGCCGAACCCGGCGCGGACGCTCCCTTCCACGGCCTGCCTGAAGGCACCGTCCTGGGCCACGTGCACCTGCGCGTCACCGACCTCCGGGCCACCGAAGCCTTTTACCGCGGCGTGCTCGGCTTCGACGTCGTCTCCCGCTGGCCGGGCGCGCTGTTCGTCTCCGTGGGCGGGTACCACCACCATTTCGGCCTGAACGCCTGGCAGAGCGCCGGCGGCGTCGCGGCGCCGCAGGGCACCAGCCAGCTGCGGCGCGTCAACGTGGGCCTGCCGGACCTGACCAGCCTGAACGCGCTGGAAACGCGCCTGCGAACCGCGAACGTCACGTTCACTCGCGCCGGTGACGTCCTGGACGTGCGCGACCCCGCGGGCAACGCCCTGCGGTTCTCCGTGGAGCGTGCCGCGTGAGTGCGCTGACCTTTGAGCTGCGCCCGCCACGCGCGGGTTCCATGCCGGGCGCCCCCCTCCTGGTGCTGCTGCACGGGGTGGGCGGCAACGAACGCAACCTGCTGCCCACCGCCGAGCACCTCGACCCGCGCTTCGCGGTCGTCAGTGTCCGCGGGCCCCTTCAGATCGGGCCGGACGGCTTCGCGTTCTTCAACGTGCAGTTCACGCCGGAGCCCGTCCCGAATGCCGATCAGGCGGAAGCGAGCCGCGTGGCCCTGATTGAAGTCCTGCCGCAGCTGATTCAGGAACACGGCTTCAACCCGGCCCAGGTCTTCCTGCTGGGCTTCTCGCAGGGCGCGATCATCGGGGCGAGCGTCACCCTGTCCCGGCCGGACCTGATTGCCGGTCTGGTGATGCTGTCCGGCCGGATCCTGCCTGAGGCGCACCCCACTTTCGCGCCCGCCGGGCAGCTGCGCGACACCTACGTGTTCGTGGCGCACGGCGTGCAGGACGCGAAGCTGGGCATTCATCACGGCCGCGCGAGTCAGGCGCTGCTCAGGGACCTGGGTGTTGAGCTGACGTACCGGGAGTACGACATGGGCCACGAGATCACCGGCGCCGAACTTCACGACGTCAATACCTGGCTGGTCCAGCGGCTGGGTCAACCCAGCTGAGTACGGGTCTGATCGGGGGACGAACGGCGATGGCGTCCGCCCCTCCTCTGCATGGTCAGAAGGCCTGAACTGGTACCGGAGTGGGACGTCACTGCGTCGGTGCGGACCCGTCCGCTTATGAGCCTGGTCAGCCTGGGGGGGGTGCGGTCATGACACCTGCGCGCACCTCCGCGTGAAAACGGGGCATGCCGCGCGCCACGCAACGCATTCCGAAAGTGGTGCTCCATGGGGGCGCGACGATGTTCTGGAGGTAACGAACCACCCGGCTGGCACGGGCGCCTCAGGTACCACCGGGCCATAAGCGTGGTTCGGTGCGGGTCACGGCCAGTCTGCCCGCCCCTCACCAGCAGACGAAGGAACCATGCGCGCAACGCTGAACGAGCAGGGAACGTGGCCCGATCCGTTCAGTGACCCTTGGGACCTGCACCTTCAATCGCGCAGGCGCGGCCCGGTCACCCGTTACGCTGCGTCCATGCGAGTCGTTCGTGTCCACCAACCCGGAGACGCCAGTGCCCTGGTCTTAGACGACCTGCCCACTCCCACCCCCGGACCCGGCGAAGCACGCGTTCAGCTCAACTATGCCGGGCTGAACTTTATCGACGTCTACCACCGCTCCGGCCTGTACCCGCTGCCGCTGCCCGCCATCCTGGGCAGCGAGGGTGCCGGGGTGGTCGACGCGGTGGGTGAGGGTGTCCAAGGCGTTCAGCCTGGGGACCGTGTGGCGTTTGCGCTTTACCGCGGTACCTACGCCGAGTACGCCAGCGTGCCCGTCACAAAACTGGTCCCGATTCCCGACGGCGTGGATGATGCGCAGGCGGCGGCGCTGCTGTTGCAGGGCATGACCGCACATGCCCTCGCGCTCAGCGTTCGGCCGCTGAGCCCCGGCGACACCTGCCTGGTGCACGCCGCGTCCGGCGGGGTGGGGCTGCTGCTCACCCAGATCGCCAAACGCCAGGGCGCGCGCGTGCTCGCCACCGTCGGGAGCGCAGAAAAAGCCACCCTGGCCCGCGAGGCCGGCGCGGACGAGGTGATCCTGTACCGCGAGGTGGACTTCGAGGCGGAAGTGCAGCGCCTCTCCAGCGGCGTGGACGTGGTGTACGACGCAGTGGGGCGCGACACCTTCCTGAAAGGCCTGAATGTGCTGCGGCAGCGCGGCACCATGGTGCTGTACGGCGCGGCCAGCGGACCGGTCGAGCCACTCGATCCGCAATTGCTGAACGCGAAGGGCAGCTTGTTCCTCACGCGCCCCACCCTCGGGCATTACGTGGCCACTCCAGAGGAACTGCGCTGGCGCGCTGGTGACCTGTTCACGTGGCTCACCGACGGCACGCTGCGCCTCCGGGTCGACCGCACCTTTCCGCTGGCGCAGGCCGCCGAGGCGCACCGCTACATCGAAGGGCGAGCGACGAAAGGCAAGGTGCTGTTGCAGGTGCGCTGAACCCAGGGGTGGAGCGCAACAGTTGCGCTCCACCCCTAGGTTCACGGCTCAGGAGACGTCAGGCGGCCTGAAGTAACGTCAGGCCGCCGTGCGTTTACATTTCGTAGCCGGGCTTTTTTATCAGGGTTCCGAGGTTCGGGCGGATTTCACGGTCGTACAGATCCCGCCATTGTTCCGGGGCGACTTCCGTGTAGGCCACGGACAGGTCCGCGTCGGTGGCTTTCAGGTGCTTCTCGACCAGGGCGGTCAGCTCGTGAACGAAGGTGTCCTGCTCCTGCTCGGTGAGGTGTTTCGGGTAGCATTTGATGTCGATGTGCGGCATGGTGACTCCTTTGAGGGGTTGAGAGGGTGGATCGTGATCGGGTCAGGTGGGCCAGGTTACGTCATGGCGCCCCCCGGGTCCGGACCGGCGCGGTTTCGGCCATCCTCAGGAATACCGGCAGCACCACCAGGGCGACGGCGGTGATCATGACGCCAGGCAAGAGCGCCCAGCCGGTGCGTTCAATCAGCAGCTGCGAGAGGTAGGGCGTCAGGCCTCCGAACACAGCTGTGGCCACCGTGGCCCCCAGCGCGAGACCACTCAGGCGGCCCTCCCCGGGGAACTGCTCGGCCGCGGAGACAGCGCCAACCGCGCTGGCGCCGCCCGCGAGATAGGCCATCAGGGCGGCGCCCAGCATGGTCGGGATGGCCGCGCCCGTCTGCATCAGGGCAAACAGCGCGATGGGCAGGGCGAGGCCGCCGACCGCCAGAGTGGTCAGGACCGGTTTGCGACCCACCCGGTCGGACAGGGCGCCCACCAGGGGCGTGACGAGAATGACCACCAGGGCAGCCACGGTGGAGAACCACAGGGCGTCCCGTTCGCTGAGGGTCCCGACGGACGTCAGGAACGTGGGGACGTAGATGATGCCAACGTAGTACAGGATGGACGCCAGCGCGGAGATGGCGAAGGTGCGCAGCAGGGCCGGGCGGCAGTGCAGCAGGGTCTCCCAGAGCGGATTTCGGGGTACTGTCCCGCGGGTCTGCTGCCGTTCAAATTCTGGGGATTCCTGCATGGCCGAGCGGGAGATCAGCACCACACCAGCCAGGCCGGCGCCCACCAGGAAGGGAATGCGCCAGCCCCAGGCGTCCAGGTCGGCGGGGCTCAGGAGACTCACCGTCACGGCTGAGACACCCACGGCCAGCAGGGCGCCCACCTCACTGGCCGCGGAAGCGAAGGACGTGGTGAGGCCGCGCCGGTCTGGATGCGCGCCTTCGAGCAGGTACGCGGTCACGCCACTGTACTCACCCCCGACCGAGAAGGCCATCACGCACCGCAGGGCCAGCAGCATCCATCCAGCCGCGGGACCGATCTGGGCTGCGGTGGGCAGCAGAGCGATCAGGAGCATAGCCACCGTCATGACGGCCATGGACATCAGGAGCATGCGTCGCCGCCCGAACCGGTCGCCGATGTGGCCGAACACGACCGCACCCAGCGGACGCATCAGGTAGGACACCGCGAATCCGGCCAGGGTGACCAGCAGGGCAGTCTCACCACCGCCGAAGAAGACGCGCGCCAGGACGGTGGCGAAGTACAGGTACAGGGTGAAGTCGAACCACTCCACGACCGTGGAGAATGCCGCTACCGAGAGGGAACCGCGGGAGACCACGGGTGGGGAAGCGTCAGTCACCCTGGTCCTCCGGAAGGACCACCACCAGCTTGCCGCTGTGTGCTCCGGCTTCCAGGGTCCGGTGCGCCTCCACAATCTGCGTCATTGGGTACGTCCGCGCGATCGGAACCTGGATCTGCCCGCGGGCCACGTCATCCAGGAACTGCTGGAGGACCGGGGCGAGCAGGTCGGTGGCTTCACCGGAGTAAGCGGTGAGCCGGACGCCGCGGGGCAGGTACCCGATGGGGTAGAACTCCTTGACGGTCCACTCGTTGGAGAGCATGCCGGTGAAGCACACGGTGCCGTGCAGGCCGACGGACCGCAGGGTGTCGGGCAGGGTGGGTGTCCCCACCAGTTCAATCGCGCCGTGAACGCCTTCGGGGAACAGGGCGCGCACTTGTTGGGCAACGGTGCCGTTATCCGACAGGACGTGGTCGACGCCCAGCGCCTCGAGGACTGCCGCTTTGTGGGGGGAGCGTGTGGTGGACAGCACGGTCAGGCCGCGCTGCTTGGCCAGCAAGGCAGCCGTCAGGCCCACCGAGGAGGTCCCGCCGCGAATCAGGAGGGTCTGACCGGCCTGGGCGTTCAGTCCGACGGTGAGGGACCCGTGGGCGGTTTGCAGCATTTCCGGGATGGCGCCGAGGGTGGCCCAGTCCAGGTCACTGCGGAACGGGATGACCTGCCCGGCCGGAACGCAGGTGTATTCGGCGTACCCGCCGTCGAACTGCCGGCTCATGCCGCCCATCATGGTGGCCACCTGCTGACCGGCCTGGAATTCTCCGCCTGGGCAGTCTGTCACCACGCCGACGGCTTCGATGCCGGGAATGATGGGGAAAGCGGCGTTCTCGGCAACCCCCAGGCGCAGGTGAAGCTCGGATTGGTTCAGGCCGAAGGCCCGCACGCGGATCAGGACCCAGCCGGGGGCCGGCACGGGCACGGGACGGGTCTGGAGGGTGAGCGCTTCGGGAGGGCCGGGTGCGTTCAGGACGACCGCTTGCATCAGGTTGGTCATGTGGGGGTGTCTGCGGGGTCGAGAGCGCGTTTGATGTGGTTCAGGGCGTCGTGCAGGGGGGAGAGGGAGACTGAGGCGAAGGCCTGGTTGAGGAGGGGTTCGAGGATCGCTTCGGCCTGGGTGAGGGTGGCGTGGCCGGTGTCGGTGACGGTGAGCAGGGAGGAGCGCCGGTCCTGGGGGTTGGGCTGCCGTTGGCAGAGGCCGGCCGCTTCGAGGCGGTCGACGAGTTTGCTGGCGGCGCCCACCGTGATGAGCAGGCGGGTGGAGATCTCGTTCACGCGGCATGGGTCGACGGACGCGATAACGCGCAGGACTTCGAGGCGGCCGAGGGTCAGGCCGGTCTGGCGTTGCAGTTCCTCGTCGCAGCGGCCCCACAGGAGAGTTTCCACGTGAACCAGGTGGTCGAAGAGCTGCCGGGCTGACAACGTCATGGTCTGACTCCAGCTTCGATGTATTCCGAGGAATTATCTTCCATGGAATACACTTTGGCAGGTTCCCTCCTTTCGGAAAGTGCTCCCGCACATTTGGGACCTGAGGGGCTGACACAGGGTACGCCTCTGAACCTCTTGACCTCCAACCGGGCCACGCCACTGGCCTGAGGACTGGATGTGGTGAACTCGTTCCGAACTGGACGGCGCCCGTATAGTGATCACGTGACTGAGATGCCTGCCCCACTGGACGTGGACGAGGCGCTGCGGCAGCCATCTATCCGCCTGTGGCGCCGCCTGATACGACTAACGGTTCTGGCAACTTAAGCTCAGTGGAGTCGGAGTAGCTCAGCAGGCGGCTTGATACTCAAGCCGCCTGCTGCATTGCTTCTCGCCAGCGGAGCAGGGCTGCGGTTTGGTTCCTTCGCCTGAGGGTAGCGGGGATGGTTGTTCGGGTCTGGCGGTGAAGGTTCAAGATGCGGGCGTGCAAATCGAGGAGTTCCTGCGTTCGCTGTCGTCGTTTGAAGCCGAGCTGAACACGTTCCTGCTGCCGGGTGGGGCGATGTGACTGTTCCACAATGTTGTTCCAGCGGGCGGTGGCCACGACCTGAACGTGTTTCACACCGTGGAGCACGGGAAGTTCTCGTCGGGCCGCCCCGTCGCTCCACAGCTTGTCGGTGTGGATGACCTCCAGCACGTCGTGTTCCCCCAACAGGCGCACGAAAAAGGTCTTGGCCGCCTCGGTATCGCGGTGTCCCTGAAGGAGAATGTCGAGCACGTTCCCAAGT includes:
- a CDS encoding VOC family protein, giving the protein MTQPDASPSPLTSGPLSLGPVELTVADLPRSVTFYRQVLGMTVLDQHEHTVTLGLPGRPLVTLTAQPGAQPTRPGSPGLYHLAVLLPTRADLARWVQHAASLGLRVGQSDHLVSEAFYLNDPDGHGIEVYRDRPRSEWRWQGGQVQMAGDPIDLDSLLAEPGADAPFHGLPEGTVLGHVHLRVTDLRATEAFYRGVLGFDVVSRWPGALFVSVGGYHHHFGLNAWQSAGGVAAPQGTSQLRRVNVGLPDLTSLNALETRLRTANVTFTRAGDVLDVRDPAGNALRFSVERAA
- a CDS encoding alpha/beta hydrolase, whose protein sequence is MSALTFELRPPRAGSMPGAPLLVLLHGVGGNERNLLPTAEHLDPRFAVVSVRGPLQIGPDGFAFFNVQFTPEPVPNADQAEASRVALIEVLPQLIQEHGFNPAQVFLLGFSQGAIIGASVTLSRPDLIAGLVMLSGRILPEAHPTFAPAGQLRDTYVFVAHGVQDAKLGIHHGRASQALLRDLGVELTYREYDMGHEITGAELHDVNTWLVQRLGQPS
- a CDS encoding quinone oxidoreductase family protein, with amino-acid sequence MRVVRVHQPGDASALVLDDLPTPTPGPGEARVQLNYAGLNFIDVYHRSGLYPLPLPAILGSEGAGVVDAVGEGVQGVQPGDRVAFALYRGTYAEYASVPVTKLVPIPDGVDDAQAAALLLQGMTAHALALSVRPLSPGDTCLVHAASGGVGLLLTQIAKRQGARVLATVGSAEKATLAREAGADEVILYREVDFEAEVQRLSSGVDVVYDAVGRDTFLKGLNVLRQRGTMVLYGAASGPVEPLDPQLLNAKGSLFLTRPTLGHYVATPEELRWRAGDLFTWLTDGTLRLRVDRTFPLAQAAEAHRYIEGRATKGKVLLQVR
- the pptA gene encoding tautomerase PptA: MPHIDIKCYPKHLTEQEQDTFVHELTALVEKHLKATDADLSVAYTEVAPEQWRDLYDREIRPNLGTLIKKPGYEM
- a CDS encoding MFS transporter encodes the protein MTDASPPVVSRGSLSVAAFSTVVEWFDFTLYLYFATVLARVFFGGGETALLVTLAGFAVSYLMRPLGAVVFGHIGDRFGRRRMLLMSMAVMTVAMLLIALLPTAAQIGPAAGWMLLALRCVMAFSVGGEYSGVTAYLLEGAHPDRRGLTTSFASAASEVGALLAVGVSAVTVSLLSPADLDAWGWRIPFLVGAGLAGVVLISRSAMQESPEFERQQTRGTVPRNPLWETLLHCRPALLRTFAISALASILYYVGIIYVPTFLTSVGTLSERDALWFSTVAALVVILVTPLVGALSDRVGRKPVLTTLAVGGLALPIALFALMQTGAAIPTMLGAALMAYLAGGASAVGAVSAAEQFPGEGRLSGLALGATVATAVFGGLTPYLSQLLIERTGWALLPGVMITAVALVVLPVFLRMAETAPVRTRGAP
- a CDS encoding zinc-binding alcohol dehydrogenase family protein; the protein is MTNLMQAVVLNAPGPPEALTLQTRPVPVPAPGWVLIRVRAFGLNQSELHLRLGVAENAAFPIIPGIEAVGVVTDCPGGEFQAGQQVATMMGGMSRQFDGGYAEYTCVPAGQVIPFRSDLDWATLGAIPEMLQTAHGSLTVGLNAQAGQTLLIRGGTSSVGLTAALLAKQRGLTVLSTTRSPHKAAVLEALGVDHVLSDNGTVAQQVRALFPEGVHGAIELVGTPTLPDTLRSVGLHGTVCFTGMLSNEWTVKEFYPIGYLPRGVRLTAYSGEATDLLAPVLQQFLDDVARGQIQVPIARTYPMTQIVEAHRTLEAGAHSGKLVVVLPEDQGD
- a CDS encoding MarR family winged helix-turn-helix transcriptional regulator, giving the protein MTLSARQLFDHLVHVETLLWGRCDEELQRQTGLTLGRLEVLRVIASVDPCRVNEISTRLLITVGAASKLVDRLEAAGLCQRQPNPQDRRSSLLTVTDTGHATLTQAEAILEPLLNQAFASVSLSPLHDALNHIKRALDPADTPT
- a CDS encoding IS6 family transposase yields the protein MTDRTPYRHRFPLSIIGYALWLYHRFPLSQRDVPELLHERGVQVSHETLRQWNIKFAPLLTEELRPRDTRRVSRGHLDEVCVKVGGVKHWLWRAVDELGNVLDILLQGHRDTEAAKTFFVRLLGEHDVLEVIHTDKLWSDGAARRELPVLHGVKHVQVVATARWNNIVEQSHRPTRQQERVQLGFKRRQRTQELLDLHARILNLHRQTRTTIPATLRRRNQTAALLRWREAMQQAA